A DNA window from Streptomyces sp. B21-083 contains the following coding sequences:
- the cobM gene encoding precorrin-4 C(11)-methyltransferase, whose protein sequence is MAPTADVSTGAPTGKVTFVGAGPGAADLLTFRAARAIAEADIVIWAASLVQEAVLEHAREGAEILDSAAMSLEDVVAVYERAVREGLRVARIHSGDPALWGGTQEQVDRCAEIGIETEIVPGVSSFSAVAALAQRELTIPEVAQSVILTRLGGGKTPMPPGEEVREFARHGTTMAIFLSAARSGQLVRELLEGGYPTSTPVVIAYQATWPEELVVRCTIETLEETVKEHKLWKHTLFLVGPALDASGTRSHLYHPGHFHGFRKADPEARRALRERGAST, encoded by the coding sequence ATGGCTCCCACGGCCGACGTTTCCACTGGCGCTCCCACCGGCAAGGTGACGTTCGTCGGTGCCGGCCCCGGCGCCGCCGATCTGCTGACGTTCCGCGCGGCCCGCGCCATCGCCGAGGCGGACATCGTGATCTGGGCGGCCAGCCTCGTACAGGAGGCAGTTCTCGAACATGCGCGCGAAGGGGCGGAGATCCTCGACTCGGCGGCCATGTCGCTGGAGGACGTCGTCGCCGTGTACGAGCGTGCCGTGCGCGAGGGCCTGCGCGTGGCCCGTATCCACTCCGGCGATCCCGCGCTCTGGGGCGGCACCCAGGAACAGGTCGACCGGTGTGCCGAGATCGGGATCGAGACCGAGATCGTCCCCGGGGTCTCCTCGTTCTCCGCGGTCGCCGCTCTCGCCCAGCGCGAGCTGACCATCCCCGAGGTCGCGCAGTCCGTGATCCTGACCCGGCTGGGCGGCGGCAAGACGCCGATGCCGCCGGGTGAGGAGGTGCGGGAGTTCGCCCGGCACGGGACCACCATGGCGATCTTCCTGTCAGCCGCCCGTAGCGGACAGCTCGTACGGGAGCTGCTGGAGGGCGGTTACCCGACGTCGACCCCGGTCGTCATCGCCTATCAGGCGACCTGGCCCGAAGAGCTGGTCGTGCGGTGCACGATCGAGACGCTGGAGGAGACGGTCAAGGAACACAAGCTGTGGAAGCACACCTTGTTCCTCGTCGGCCCGGCCCTCGACGCCAGCGGTACCCGCTCGCACCTCTACCACCCCGGCCACTTCCACGGCTTCCGCAAGGCGGACCCGGAGGCCCGCCGGGCGCTGCGCGAGCGCGGGGCGAGTACGTGA